The following proteins are co-located in the Microcystis wesenbergii NRERC-220 genome:
- a CDS encoding capsular polysaccharide synthesis protein, with translation MSYVIPKTIWMFWAQGYENAPNIIKKCRESWEKYNPDWTINVLDMENLTNFLPDFWINFSKNIDFLKSNLAALADLLRVNLLRQHGGVWVDATCFCCLSLDDWLTEYTKQGFFALNHINKNKLMDNWFMAADKESYLIQQWCAYMNSDFITNRYKAYWHNFYRYENNLIQSKNFKFFRTILLKIGNKLREGLLKYSLRDPKSTLTLVNPFIQKFQYLYYFHYSFHFTKLVFRDSKAKTIWDSTPHLPCNEMLVLGGSELVKIPLSETLKIKEHIDQKKAPLYKLTYKSQHLSSDLDIKETALYYLIGHHLGSDQANNFSI, from the coding sequence ATGAGTTATGTTATCCCTAAAACTATCTGGATGTTCTGGGCGCAGGGTTATGAAAATGCCCCTAATATCATTAAAAAATGTCGAGAATCTTGGGAAAAATACAATCCTGACTGGACAATTAATGTTTTGGATATGGAAAACTTGACAAATTTTTTACCAGATTTCTGGATAAATTTTTCTAAAAATATTGACTTTCTAAAATCAAATTTAGCTGCTTTAGCTGACCTTCTCAGAGTTAATTTACTCCGTCAACATGGAGGAGTTTGGGTAGATGCAACTTGCTTTTGTTGTCTTTCCCTAGATGATTGGTTAACCGAATATACAAAACAGGGTTTTTTTGCTTTAAATCATATCAATAAAAATAAATTAATGGACAATTGGTTCATGGCTGCTGACAAAGAATCTTATCTGATTCAACAATGGTGTGCTTATATGAATTCTGACTTTATTACTAATCGATATAAGGCTTATTGGCATAATTTTTACAGATATGAAAATAATCTGATTCAGTCAAAAAACTTTAAATTTTTCAGAACAATTCTCCTAAAGATAGGCAACAAACTGAGAGAGGGACTATTAAAATACTCTCTGCGTGATCCCAAATCGACCCTAACTCTTGTGAATCCTTTCATCCAAAAATTTCAGTATCTTTACTATTTTCATTACTCTTTCCATTTTACTAAACTTGTTTTTCGTGACTCAAAAGCAAAAACCATTTGGGACAGTACCCCTCATCTTCCCTGTAATGAAATGTTAGTATTGGGAGGTAGTGAGTTAGTAAAAATTCCCCTATCAGAAACCCTGAAAATCAAGGAACATATTGACCAAAAAAAAGCCCCACTTTATAAGTTAACCTATAAATCTCAACATCTAAGTTCTGATTTGGATATAAAAGAGACTGCTTTGTACTATCTAATCGGCCATCATCTGGGGTCTGATCAGGCAAATAACTTTAGTATATAG
- the frr gene encoding ribosome recycling factor, whose protein sequence is MQKTVESTQRAFNTIRTGRANASLLDRIVVEYYGMETPLKSLATISTPDATTIAIQPFDRTSMGAIEKAISLSDVGLTPSNDGQIIRLNIPPLTSDRRKELVKLAAKLAEEGKVAIRNIRRDAIDAIRKQEKSHEISEDESRDLQDQVQKSTDKFIAKIEDLLTTKEKDIMTV, encoded by the coding sequence ATGCAGAAAACCGTCGAATCAACCCAGAGAGCTTTTAATACGATTCGTACCGGCCGCGCAAATGCTTCTCTTTTAGATCGGATCGTGGTGGAGTATTATGGCATGGAAACTCCTCTGAAGTCCCTAGCGACAATTAGCACTCCCGACGCAACCACGATCGCCATTCAACCCTTCGATCGTACCAGTATGGGGGCGATCGAAAAGGCGATTTCTCTCTCGGACGTGGGTTTAACCCCCAGTAATGACGGTCAGATCATTCGTTTGAATATCCCTCCCCTCACCAGTGATCGCCGCAAGGAATTGGTCAAATTGGCGGCGAAATTGGCCGAAGAAGGAAAGGTGGCGATCCGCAATATTCGCCGGGATGCGATCGATGCTATCCGTAAACAGGAGAAAAGTCACGAAATTTCTGAGGATGAATCCAGGGATTTACAGGATCAAGTCCAGAAATCCACCGATAAATTTATCGCCAAAATCGAGGATTTATTAACGACAAAAGAAAAAGATATCATGACCGTTTAA
- the pyrH gene encoding UMP kinase translates to MAYKRVLLKLSGEALMGNLGYGIDPMVVSAIAQEISEVVDQGIQLAIVVGGGNIFRGVKAASAGMDRATADYIGMIATVMNAMTLQDALERAQVSTRVLTAIAMQELAEPYIRRRAIRHLEKGRVVVFGAGSGNPFFTTDTTAALRAAEIDAEVVFKATKVDGVYDSDPSHNPKARRFQSLTYGHVLTHDLRVMDGTAIALCKENNIPIVVFDLSVAGNIVRAVKGEPVGTLVGGFCEVS, encoded by the coding sequence ATGGCGTACAAGCGGGTATTATTAAAACTGAGTGGGGAGGCCCTGATGGGCAATCTCGGCTATGGGATCGACCCGATGGTGGTTTCCGCTATCGCCCAGGAAATCTCCGAAGTGGTTGACCAAGGCATCCAATTGGCGATCGTGGTCGGTGGGGGCAATATTTTTCGCGGGGTGAAAGCCGCCTCGGCCGGCATGGATCGGGCCACGGCCGATTATATTGGTATGATAGCAACAGTCATGAACGCTATGACCTTGCAGGATGCCCTAGAACGAGCGCAAGTATCGACTAGGGTATTAACAGCGATCGCGATGCAGGAATTAGCTGAACCCTACATCCGCCGGCGGGCAATCCGTCATCTGGAAAAAGGTCGGGTGGTGGTTTTCGGTGCGGGATCGGGTAATCCTTTCTTTACCACCGATACCACGGCGGCCCTGCGCGCTGCCGAAATCGATGCGGAAGTGGTGTTTAAAGCGACGAAAGTGGATGGAGTTTATGATTCCGATCCCTCCCATAACCCTAAGGCGCGACGCTTTCAAAGTCTCACCTACGGTCATGTGCTGACTCATGATCTGCGGGTGATGGACGGAACAGCGATCGCTCTGTGCAAGGAAAATAATATCCCGATAGTTGTTTTCGATCTGTCGGTAGCAGGTAATATTGTTCGCGCTGTCAAAGGTGAACCCGTTGGAACATTGGTAGGAGGATTCTGTGAAGTTAGCTGA
- a CDS encoding TIGR03279 family radical SAM protein produces the protein MSELTIRPAKITGVIPDSIAAEVGFEIGDALVSINGNRPRDLIDYQFLCADEFLTLEVLDSQGKTHRIDIEKDYHEDLGLEFETALFDGLIQCNNKCPFCFIDQQPEGKRETLYHKDDDYRLSFLYGSYLTLTNLTSKEWQRIEKMHISPLFVSVHATEPDLRIRLLKNPRAGQILDHLKWLQARQLQIHAQVVVCPNINDGIHLQRTLLDLVSFHRGDIPCVESVAVVPVGLTRFRPQEDELIPVSQEKAREVIEQVQILQKKFRQEFGSNVVWLADEWFLIARVDLPPQSHYEDYPQIGNGVGSIRQFIRDFQKTAKKLLPAQITPYRRLIWVVGNAVEQAFQPLVKQLNKVQGLTVELVALNSDYWGQEITVTGLLTGQDILKGLQGKNLGDGVLLPSLMLKHGEAVFLDDLTLETVINQLGVPIYPILGVEELIKTCLTLNRPLPK, from the coding sequence ATGAGTGAATTAACTATTCGTCCCGCTAAAATTACTGGTGTCATCCCGGATTCGATCGCCGCCGAGGTAGGTTTTGAAATTGGGGATGCGCTCGTCTCTATCAATGGTAATCGTCCCCGGGACTTAATCGATTATCAATTTTTATGTGCCGATGAATTTTTAACCCTAGAAGTGCTTGATAGTCAGGGCAAAACTCACCGGATAGACATCGAAAAAGATTATCATGAAGACTTAGGTTTAGAGTTTGAAACTGCCCTTTTTGATGGCTTAATTCAGTGTAATAATAAATGTCCTTTTTGCTTTATCGATCAACAACCAGAGGGCAAAAGAGAAACTTTGTACCATAAAGATGATGACTATCGTTTAAGTTTTCTCTATGGCAGTTATTTAACCTTAACTAATCTCACATCAAAAGAATGGCAGCGGATCGAAAAGATGCACATCTCACCGCTTTTTGTATCCGTTCATGCCACGGAACCAGATCTGAGGATTCGTCTCTTAAAAAATCCCCGCGCTGGTCAAATTTTAGACCATTTAAAATGGCTACAAGCGAGACAATTACAAATTCACGCCCAAGTGGTAGTTTGTCCCAATATTAATGATGGAATTCATCTGCAAAGAACCCTATTAGATTTGGTTTCTTTTCATCGGGGGGATATTCCCTGTGTGGAGTCGGTTGCCGTGGTTCCCGTGGGATTAACCCGCTTTCGTCCCCAAGAAGATGAATTAATTCCCGTTAGCCAAGAAAAGGCGCGAGAAGTGATTGAACAAGTCCAAATTTTACAGAAAAAATTTCGCCAAGAATTTGGCAGTAATGTGGTGTGGTTAGCCGATGAATGGTTTTTAATTGCCCGAGTCGATTTACCACCCCAATCTCACTACGAAGACTATCCCCAAATCGGTAACGGAGTTGGCTCAATTCGTCAATTTATTAGGGATTTTCAGAAGACAGCCAAGAAGTTATTACCTGCTCAAATTACTCCGTATAGACGGTTGATATGGGTAGTGGGAAATGCGGTAGAACAAGCTTTTCAACCCCTAGTTAAACAGTTAAATAAGGTGCAGGGTTTAACCGTGGAATTAGTGGCTTTAAATAGTGATTATTGGGGACAGGAAATCACGGTTACGGGTTTATTAACTGGCCAAGATATTCTCAAAGGATTACAAGGTAAAAATCTTGGGGATGGGGTTTTATTACCCTCCCTCATGCTCAAGCATGGGGAAGCGGTATTTTTAGATGATCTAACCCTAGAAACTGTTATTAATCAGTTAGGAGTCCCTATTTATCCAATCCTAGGAGTGGAGGAATTAATTAAAACTTGTCTGACGCTCAATAGACCTCTACCTAAGTAA
- a CDS encoding nucleotidyltransferase family protein, producing the protein MKRYQLLQEKRENIIKIDRKHGAFNVLIFGPVARGEDSNDSDVDFLVEMEQGRNLLDRIGLIQDLEDYLGCKVDVATINSLRDCFRERIMKEVIPL; encoded by the coding sequence ATGAAACGCTATCAACTTCTTCAAGAAAAACGAGAGAATATTATAAAAATTGATCGAAAACATGGGGCATTTAATGTTCTAATATTTGGACCAGTTGCTAGAGGCGAAGACAGCAATGACAGTGATGTTGACTTTTTAGTAGAAATGGAACAAGGGCGCAACTTATTAGATAGAATTGGTTTAATTCAAGACTTAGAAGATTATTTAGGCTGTAAAGTTGATGTGGCTACTATTAACAGTTTACGAGATTGTTTTCGGGAAAGAATCATGAAAGAGGTGATTCCTTTATGA
- a CDS encoding tetratricopeptide repeat protein has translation MELAAGNILSHRYQIIRQLGKGGFGQTFLACDRQLPNQNRCVIKQFQPQCRNAETVAIARRLFETEAKILQELGIHRHIPRLFAYFEENGQFFLVQEYIEGEDLATEITAGVYRQNEEKVVALLTEILSILEFVHHKQVIHRDVNPFNLIRRRQDNQLVLIDFGAVKQISTQVVKEGKTVSTVAIGTPGYFPSEQAQGYPRFSSDIYATGMIGLQALTGKNPEDIPLDARTGEILWQHLAMTSAEFSDVIERMIRYDFRQRYTSASEALIALRKLGKIHHLDPKTTYVKPQGRVARQGKSWLTKILFVSGTIGLIAGAYLGFDYWQNSRNSLSYYQQGQTFYQLKRYTDALNSYGQALKINPDYLEALQGKADALLALQRYSEALNTYEKAIQINPDSAWQAWLGRGEALDKLDKNQEALESFERVLSINAAASQAWQGKADIYLELQQYSAAQKALDKLLTFQQNDAKIWYKKGWSLQNLEDYEGAVKAYDQALAIESDNALIWYQKGNSFYQLNKINDALESYSKAGQFNPQFSQAHYSQGIILQKLGRKSEALEAFTQATQANSNYYQAWLNQGALLHQMERFQEAIASYEKARRISSQKAEVFIGIGNAWYRLGDYSQAINAYQQAIQRQKDNPETWKSLGNSCFKLGQYERAIQAYQESLRYRSNDREVQTQKQLAETRWQELQQSLQNQTPKVDSEEPVP, from the coding sequence ATGGAACTCGCTGCCGGAAACATCCTTAGTCATCGCTACCAAATTATCCGTCAATTGGGAAAAGGGGGATTCGGACAGACTTTCTTGGCCTGCGATCGCCAGTTACCTAATCAAAATCGCTGTGTGATCAAACAATTTCAACCCCAGTGCCGGAATGCCGAAACTGTAGCCATCGCTAGACGACTGTTTGAAACCGAGGCGAAAATCCTGCAAGAATTGGGCATTCATCGCCATATTCCCCGTTTATTTGCTTATTTTGAGGAAAATGGGCAATTTTTCCTCGTGCAAGAATACATTGAGGGGGAAGATTTAGCCACAGAAATTACTGCCGGTGTCTATAGGCAAAATGAAGAGAAAGTGGTGGCTTTATTAACAGAAATTCTCTCAATTCTGGAATTTGTCCATCACAAACAGGTGATCCATCGCGATGTTAATCCCTTCAATCTTATTCGTCGCCGTCAAGATAATCAATTGGTTTTAATTGATTTTGGTGCTGTCAAACAAATTAGCACGCAAGTAGTTAAAGAAGGTAAAACCGTTTCCACGGTCGCTATCGGTACCCCCGGTTATTTCCCCAGTGAACAGGCCCAGGGTTATCCCCGTTTTAGTAGCGATATCTATGCCACTGGTATGATTGGATTACAAGCTTTAACCGGTAAAAATCCCGAAGATATTCCATTGGATGCTCGCACGGGAGAAATTCTCTGGCAACATTTGGCCATGACTAGCGCCGAGTTTAGTGATGTTATCGAGCGCATGATCCGCTATGATTTTCGTCAGCGTTATACCAGTGCCAGTGAAGCATTAATCGCTCTGAGAAAATTAGGTAAAATTCATCATCTCGATCCGAAAACTACCTATGTGAAACCTCAAGGTCGGGTTGCTCGTCAAGGGAAATCTTGGCTAACAAAAATCTTGTTTGTATCGGGGACAATTGGCTTAATAGCTGGTGCTTATCTGGGTTTTGACTATTGGCAAAATTCTCGTAATTCTCTTAGTTACTATCAACAAGGTCAGACTTTTTATCAACTTAAACGCTATACTGATGCCCTTAATTCCTATGGTCAAGCCTTAAAAATTAATCCCGATTATCTTGAGGCATTGCAAGGAAAAGCCGATGCTTTATTGGCTTTACAAAGATACTCGGAAGCTTTAAATACCTACGAAAAAGCTATTCAAATTAACCCAGATTCCGCTTGGCAAGCTTGGCTCGGTCGCGGGGAAGCTTTAGATAAATTAGATAAAAATCAGGAGGCTTTAGAAAGTTTTGAGCGAGTCCTATCTATTAATGCTGCCGCTAGTCAAGCTTGGCAAGGTAAGGCCGATATTTATCTAGAACTACAACAATATTCCGCCGCCCAAAAAGCTCTTGACAAATTGTTAACTTTTCAACAAAATGATGCCAAAATATGGTATAAAAAAGGCTGGTCATTACAGAATCTTGAGGATTATGAAGGGGCAGTTAAAGCCTACGATCAGGCTCTAGCGATCGAGTCAGATAATGCCTTAATTTGGTATCAAAAAGGTAATAGTTTCTATCAATTAAATAAAATTAATGATGCCTTAGAAAGTTATAGCAAAGCCGGACAATTTAATCCCCAATTTTCCCAAGCTCACTATAGTCAAGGGATAATTCTGCAAAAGTTAGGCCGCAAGTCAGAAGCTTTGGAGGCATTTACTCAAGCAACTCAAGCCAATTCTAATTATTATCAAGCTTGGTTAAATCAAGGGGCATTACTTCATCAAATGGAAAGATTTCAAGAAGCGATCGCATCCTACGAAAAAGCTCGCCGCATTTCTTCCCAAAAAGCCGAAGTTTTTATCGGTATCGGTAACGCTTGGTATCGTTTAGGCGACTATTCCCAAGCCATAAACGCCTATCAACAGGCGATTCAAAGACAAAAAGATAACCCCGAAACCTGGAAAAGTTTAGGCAATAGTTGCTTTAAACTCGGTCAATACGAGCGAGCGATTCAAGCTTATCAAGAATCACTTCGTTATCGTTCCAATGACCGAGAAGTGCAAACACAAAAACAACTGGCAGAAACTCGCTGGCAAGAACTTCAGCAATCTCTCCAAAACCAAACCCCCAAAGTGGATAGTGAGGAACCGGTTCCCTAA
- the aroQ gene encoding type II 3-dehydroquinate dehydratase, whose amino-acid sequence MNKLSILVLHGPNLNLLGKREPNLYGNVNLETINQFLSEEATRLGVNLTAHQSNQEGQLVDWIQQAWGQQDGILINAGAYTHTSIAIRDALLGTKMACVEVHLSNIYKRESFRHHSYIADIAIGQISGFGAESYRLGLWALVDYLQKNREG is encoded by the coding sequence GTGAATAAACTAAGCATTCTGGTTCTGCACGGGCCGAATTTAAACCTATTGGGGAAAAGAGAGCCAAATCTCTACGGTAACGTCAATTTAGAGACGATTAACCAGTTTTTAAGCGAAGAAGCTACCCGTTTAGGGGTGAATTTAACCGCGCACCAGTCCAATCAGGAAGGGCAATTAGTGGACTGGATTCAGCAAGCATGGGGTCAGCAGGACGGTATTTTGATTAATGCGGGAGCTTATACTCACACCAGTATCGCCATCCGCGACGCACTGTTAGGCACAAAAATGGCCTGTGTGGAAGTACACTTAAGCAATATTTACAAACGCGAGTCTTTTCGTCATCATTCCTACATTGCCGATATAGCCATCGGACAGATTAGCGGTTTTGGGGCCGAAAGTTATCGCCTAGGATTATGGGCATTAGTCGATTATTTGCAAAAGAATAGAGAAGGCTAA
- a CDS encoding HhoA/HhoB/HtrA family serine endopeptidase, with translation MKLPTGLRRTITHALATFLGVMLGFSSLAAVNAQNLPTAAADLVRIPPEMTAESFVAKAVARTGAAVVRIDTEAIITRTNSPFFDDPFFQEFFGEQFRVPTQQRVAGQGSGFIIDGSGLILTNAHVVDNADKVTVTLKDGRSFKGEVRGTDEITDLAVVKINPQGENLPVAVLGNSASIQVGDWAIAVGNPVGLDNTVTLGIISTIGRSAAKAGIPDKRIDFIQTDAAINPGNSGGPLLNAQGEVIGINTAIRADAMGIGFAIPIDRAKQLQATLESGQKVAHPYIGVQMVNLTPDLARANNQNPNSAMIVPEVSGILVVKVLPNTPAEKAGIRRGDVIVKANNQPVSDGGELQEMVEKTGIGQSLPLRIRRGERAIDLTVITAQMSNQ, from the coding sequence ATGAAACTTCCTACAGGGTTACGGCGAACTATTACCCACGCTTTGGCAACTTTTCTGGGAGTTATGCTCGGTTTTAGCAGTTTAGCGGCGGTAAATGCTCAAAATCTGCCCACTGCTGCCGCCGATCTGGTCAGAATCCCCCCAGAGATGACGGCGGAAAGTTTTGTCGCTAAGGCAGTGGCCCGCACAGGTGCGGCAGTGGTGCGAATTGACACCGAAGCGATTATCACTCGTACCAATAGCCCCTTTTTTGATGATCCTTTTTTTCAGGAGTTTTTTGGGGAACAGTTTCGTGTTCCCACCCAGCAGCGAGTGGCGGGCCAGGGATCGGGTTTTATTATCGATGGCAGTGGTTTAATCTTAACTAATGCCCATGTGGTGGATAATGCCGATAAGGTAACGGTAACTTTAAAAGATGGTCGTAGCTTCAAAGGAGAAGTACGCGGTACTGATGAGATCACTGATTTAGCCGTGGTGAAAATTAATCCCCAAGGGGAAAATTTACCTGTAGCAGTCCTCGGCAATTCCGCATCCATACAAGTGGGGGACTGGGCGATCGCAGTAGGCAATCCCGTCGGTCTAGATAATACGGTAACTTTAGGAATTATTAGCACGATCGGGCGCTCGGCGGCTAAGGCGGGTATTCCCGATAAACGCATTGATTTTATCCAAACCGATGCCGCTATTAACCCGGGTAATTCCGGCGGTCCTTTACTCAACGCCCAAGGGGAAGTCATCGGCATCAATACGGCCATTCGTGCTGATGCCATGGGCATCGGTTTTGCCATTCCCATCGACCGGGCCAAGCAGTTACAAGCGACCCTAGAATCAGGTCAAAAGGTGGCCCATCCCTATATCGGTGTGCAGATGGTTAATCTAACTCCCGATTTAGCCCGGGCTAATAATCAAAACCCCAATTCTGCCATGATCGTGCCGGAAGTGTCGGGAATTTTGGTGGTGAAAGTCTTACCCAATACCCCCGCCGAAAAAGCCGGGATCCGTCGCGGGGATGTGATTGTCAAAGCTAATAATCAACCGGTTAGCGATGGCGGTGAGTTACAGGAAATGGTGGAAAAAACTGGAATCGGTCAATCTTTACCCTTAAGAATCAGAAGGGGTGAAAGGGCGATCGATCTCACCGTAATCACCGCCCAAATGTCGAATCAGTAA
- a CDS encoding HepT-like ribonuclease domain-containing protein: MNGDLIYLGDILDRIERIESYTQGGKDRFYQSLLIQDAVIRCFEVIGEAVKQLSPEIRKKYPEITWRKIAGFREK; the protein is encoded by the coding sequence ATGAATGGTGATTTAATTTATTTAGGTGATATTTTAGATAGAATTGAACGAATCGAATCTTATACACAGGGGGGAAAAGACAGATTCTATCAATCTTTATTAATTCAAGATGCAGTGATTCGCTGTTTTGAAGTCATTGGAGAAGCTGTTAAACAACTCTCTCCTGAGATTAGAAAAAAATATCCTGAAATTACTTGGCGTAAAATTGCAGGGTTTCGAGAAAAATAG
- a CDS encoding mechanosensitive ion channel family protein produces the protein MDPAQVSNQVYFIRDLAISFGAKLIGAIVLWFIGKWLINLAINLLKTSLAKGNVDPTIVRYIISFILIALQVVLIVAILGFFGVETTSFAALLAATGIAIGAAWGGLLANFAAGAFLVMFRPFKVGDFVSAAGITGTVEELGLFATTINTPDNIRTVVGNNSIFSGNIQNFSANPYRRVELTAQLSHGVNVPEAIALLKAKISRIPNVLTNPTPDVEILEFNPSGLLLAVRSYCSNDNYWQVYFDTNKVIYESFGEAGYPIPATHTVLHNQ, from the coding sequence ATGGATCCGGCTCAAGTTAGCAATCAAGTGTACTTTATCAGGGATTTAGCGATTAGCTTCGGGGCGAAATTAATCGGGGCGATCGTACTCTGGTTTATTGGTAAATGGTTGATTAATCTAGCGATTAATCTGCTCAAAACCAGTTTAGCCAAGGGCAACGTCGATCCTACCATCGTTAGATATATCATTTCTTTCATCCTCATTGCCCTGCAAGTTGTCCTGATCGTGGCGATTTTGGGCTTTTTTGGCGTTGAAACCACTTCTTTTGCCGCACTTTTAGCCGCTACTGGTATTGCGATCGGGGCCGCTTGGGGGGGGCTGTTGGCCAATTTTGCCGCCGGGGCTTTTTTAGTCATGTTCCGTCCCTTCAAGGTGGGCGATTTTGTCTCTGCGGCAGGTATAACTGGCACGGTGGAGGAATTGGGTTTATTTGCCACTACTATCAACACTCCTGACAATATTAGAACTGTAGTCGGCAATAACAGCATTTTTTCTGGAAATATTCAAAATTTTTCCGCTAATCCCTATCGTCGTGTGGAGTTGACCGCTCAATTAAGTCACGGGGTAAATGTCCCAGAAGCGATCGCCCTGTTAAAGGCTAAAATTAGCCGTATCCCCAATGTTTTGACTAATCCCACCCCCGATGTGGAAATTTTAGAATTTAATCCCTCCGGACTTCTCTTGGCAGTGCGTTCCTATTGCAGTAACGACAACTATTGGCAGGTCTATTTTGACACTAATAAGGTTATCTATGAATCCTTCGGTGAAGCGGGCTATCCTATTCCTGCTACCCACACGGTTTTACACAATCAATAG
- a CDS encoding aromatic ring-hydroxylating dioxygenase subunit alpha, which translates to MLTSTATHPVGGTDIDRFDCRQVWYPIYYVKDLDKKQPQRFTLLEEDLVIWWDKNQQEWRVFEDKCPHRLAPLSEGRLNESGHLECPYHGWSFSGGGNCEFIPQQPENSQANTSRRACVRSLPTAIRQGLLFVYAGNPENAPLTAIPIIEPLEEDADAWICLDTFRDLPYSAVTLIENIIDSSHVPYTHHLTIGNRANAAPMELEIIESNRQGFKGIWPEGPRKGQLGQQYSNFIAPGLIYHDLTSEKFGRTLTAVYATPIRQGECRLFARFPFKFNSKLPKFFIKLTPTWYSHINQNAILEDDQIFLYYQERYLQARGDSRNFSQACYLPTKADLFVFEYRNWVNQYQADPFAGQPFPPLQSKEILLERYHSHTKNCAVCQGALKNINRLQGLTLAIAIILGLSLPLLALIFGQSALIPVTVLTVLTVIMVAVYWRLGELKKQFYQGRELLPRNTGKKR; encoded by the coding sequence ATGCTGACCAGCACTGCTACCCATCCCGTCGGGGGAACAGATATCGATCGCTTTGATTGTCGTCAAGTTTGGTATCCTATCTACTACGTCAAAGATTTAGACAAAAAGCAGCCCCAACGCTTTACCCTACTAGAAGAGGATTTAGTGATTTGGTGGGACAAAAATCAGCAAGAATGGCGAGTTTTTGAGGATAAATGTCCCCATCGTCTCGCTCCTCTCTCAGAAGGTCGTCTTAACGAAAGCGGACATCTAGAATGTCCCTATCACGGTTGGTCTTTTTCCGGAGGAGGAAACTGTGAATTTATTCCCCAACAACCGGAAAACAGTCAAGCTAACACCTCTCGACGCGCTTGTGTGCGGTCTTTACCCACGGCTATCCGTCAGGGATTATTATTCGTTTATGCGGGTAATCCCGAAAATGCTCCCCTGACTGCGATTCCAATTATTGAACCCCTGGAGGAGGATGCTGATGCTTGGATTTGTTTGGATACCTTCCGAGATCTACCCTACTCGGCCGTCACTTTAATCGAAAATATTATTGATTCTAGTCATGTTCCCTATACCCATCATCTCACCATCGGTAATCGGGCCAATGCCGCTCCTATGGAATTAGAAATTATCGAGTCCAATCGTCAGGGATTTAAGGGAATTTGGCCCGAAGGACCGCGTAAAGGTCAATTAGGTCAGCAATACAGCAATTTTATCGCCCCCGGATTAATTTACCACGATCTCACCTCGGAAAAGTTTGGAAGGACTTTAACAGCTGTCTATGCAACCCCCATCCGTCAGGGAGAATGTCGTCTCTTTGCTCGTTTTCCTTTTAAATTTAACTCTAAGCTGCCGAAATTCTTCATTAAGCTTACCCCCACTTGGTATTCCCACATCAATCAAAACGCTATTCTCGAAGATGATCAGATTTTTCTCTACTATCAAGAGCGTTATCTGCAAGCTCGGGGGGATAGTCGGAATTTTAGTCAAGCTTGTTATCTCCCCACGAAAGCGGATTTATTTGTGTTCGAGTATCGCAATTGGGTTAATCAATACCAAGCTGATCCTTTTGCCGGTCAACCCTTTCCCCCCCTACAATCAAAAGAGATTCTCCTCGAACGCTATCACTCCCATACCAAAAATTGTGCTGTTTGTCAAGGGGCTTTAAAAAATATTAATCGTCTTCAGGGGTTAACATTAGCGATCGCTATTATTCTTGGTCTATCTTTACCACTTTTAGCCCTAATTTTCGGTCAATCAGCCCTCATTCCCGTGACAGTGCTGACAGTATTAACTGTAATTATGGTGGCAGTTTATTGGCGCTTGGGAGAACTGAAAAAACAGTTTTATCAAGGACGGGAACTATTGCCGAGAAATACCGGTAAAAAGCGATAA